The nucleotide sequence GCAACATACGACAATATTTTGCGTTTGTCCGACGACCCCGACGTAAACGACGTTATAAAATTCCTCCGTGCGCGCGAAGTTGTGCATTACCAGCGCTTCGGTGAAGCGTTACGCTTACTCGAAGAGGATTTGCGTCCCAAAAAGACGGGAGTCGGAATGAAAGACTGCGATAATAAATAACCGCACAGAGTGTAATTTTGAAAACGGATAAAACCGCAAAACCTTAAAATCAATATTAAATTTCATAATTACAATGCACAAATGCCCCCGAAACATTGGATTTCGGGGGCATTTTATAATTACATTTGTTTTTTAACTATTGTATAATCGTCGCCGAAACGAAAATACGGACATCGGCGGTTTGACATAACGCGGTAATACTCGTCCTCGTCGATATTGGCAATGCACACATATTCGTCGTATTCCTCGTCATAGGTGTAATTCATACAATTTTCACAGCTTGTTTCAATGTTCATTTTAAGACCTCATTTTGATGTGATAAACTATTTTATCAAAAAAATTGGGTTCTTGTCAATAATTTTTGCATTAAAGGCGAATAATTGTATATATTGACAGTTTGGCAAAAAAAGGGTAGACAATTTAATTTTTAACTGTTATAATGAATATGTTGCATAAATGAACAGATTGAAAAGAACAAATTGAATATTGGGAGAAAAGGTATGGATATTTTTTCGGTTTTGACATTGATAGGCGGTTTGGCGCTCTTTCTCTACGGAATGGACAATATGGGAAGCGGTCTTAAAAAGCTCTCCGGCGGACGTCTTGAAAATATTC is from Qingrenia yutianensis and encodes:
- a CDS encoding DUF6472 family protein; the protein is MNIETSCENCMNYTYDEEYDEYVCIANIDEDEYYRVMSNRRCPYFRFGDDYTIVKKQM